The following are encoded in a window of Gossypium raimondii isolate GPD5lz chromosome 13, ASM2569854v1, whole genome shotgun sequence genomic DNA:
- the LOC128036065 gene encoding actin-depolymerizing factor 4 produces the protein MANAASGMAVHDDCKLKFLELKAKRTYRFIVFKIEEKQKQVVVEKVGEPTDSYEAFTASLPADECRYAVYDFDFVTDENCQKSRIFFIAWSPDTSKVRSKMIYASSKDRFKRELDGIQVELQATDPSEMDLDVIKSRAN, from the exons atg GCAAACGCAGCTTCAGGAATGGCTGTGCATGATGATTGCAAGCTGAAGTTTTTAGAACTGAAGGCTAAAAGGACTTACCGCTTCATAGTTTTCAAGATcgaagaaaaacaaaagcaagTTGTTGTGGAAAAGGTTGGTGAACCTACTGATAGTTATGAGGCTTTCACTGCTAGCCTTCCAGCCGATGAGTGTCGATATGCTGTGTATGACTTTGATTTTGTGACCGATGAGAACTGCCAGAAGAGCAGAATTTTTTTCATTGCCTG GTCTCCTGATACATCAAAAGTAAGAAGCAAGATGATCTATGCGAGCTCAAAGGACAGGTTCAAAAGGGAATTGGACGGTATCCAGGTAGAGTTGCAAGCTACCGATCCTTCCGAGATGGATCTCGATGTCATAAAGAGCCGTGCCAATTGA
- the LOC105781290 gene encoding transcription factor bHLH114, whose amino-acid sequence MRKAAHLSPLSSQFYNIGNSEAQMPYLDVLMQMESKGNVNGDAFSMEPKIFYNDNQIRDGAFAIPYQSHFNSNFLQDYEYGSSNFDNNFQQSMSLSSKLAIPYLESESIQNGRKREIGFNNDPNTALDERNKNKRKKLLTSFEQSHRSSQERTEIKDFRLNMPVRRSQKLSDKITALQKLVSPYGKTDTASVLQEASLYIKLLQEQIQMLSSSYKSLRAIHPQEIGKKQEDLKSRGLCLVPISFTQRVTKEEQSSLENLNNM is encoded by the exons ATGAGGAAAGCAGCTCATCTTTCACCATTGTCATCACAGTTCTACAACATTG GAAACAGTGAAGCTCAAATGCCTTACTTGGATGTCCTTATGCAGATGGAAAGCAAAGG AAATGTGAATGGAGATGCCTTTTCTATGGAACCCAAAATATTCTACAATGACAACCAAATAAGAGATGGGGCCTTTGCTATTCCTTACCAATCCCATTTTAACTCTAATTTCTTACAAG ATTACGAGTATGGTAGCTCCAATTTTGACAACAATTTTCAGCAATCTATGTCACTTAGCAGCAAGCTAGCAATTCCATATCTTGAATCG GAAAGCATTCAAAATGGAAGGAAACGTGAGATTGGGTTTAATAATGACCCAAATACAGCATTGGATGAGAGGAACAAGAACAAGAGGAAGAAATTATTAACCTCCTTTGAGCAATCTCATAGAAGCAGTCAAGAAAGGACAGAAATCAAGGATTTCAGG TTGAATATGCCAGTGAGGAGAAGCCAAAAGCTAAGTGACAAAATCACAGCTCTTCAAAAGTTGGTATCCCCCTATGGAAAg ACTGATACTGCTTCAGTCCTTCAAGAGGCTTCTCTTTATATCAAACTTCTCCAAGAACAAATTCAGATGCTGAGCAGCTCATATAAGAGTCTTAGAGCTATTCATCCACAG GAGATTGGAAAGAAGCAAGAAGATCTAAAAAGTAGAGGACTTTGCTTGGTTCCCATTTCATTTACCCAAAGAGTGACAAAAGAAGAACAATCATCCttggaaaatttaaataatatgtaa
- the LOC105782301 gene encoding ras-related protein RABE1c, with protein sequence MAAPPARARADYDYLIKLLLIGDSGVGKSCLLLRFSDGSFTTSFITTIGIDFKIRTIELDGKRVKLQIWDTAGQERFRTITTAYYRGAMGILLVYDVTDESSFNNIRNWIRNIEQHASDNVNKILVGNKADMDESKRAVPTSKGQALADEYGIKFFETSAKTNLNVEEVFFSIATDIKQRLTESDNKAEPTGLKINKQDSAAASQAAQKSGCCG encoded by the exons ATGGCTGCACCACCGGCAAGAGCTCGGGCTGATTATGATTACCTCATTAAGCTTCTTTTGATTGGCGATAGTG GTGTGGGGAAGAGTTGTCTGCTTTTACGTTTTTCTGATGGTTCCTTTACTACTAGTTTCATAACAACTATCGG CATTGATTTTAAGATAAGAACCATTGAGCTTGATGGTAAGAGGGTCAAATTGCAAATCTGGGATACAGCTGGTCAAGAGCGATTTCGAACTATTACAACAG CTTACTACCGTGGAGCCATGGGGATTTTGCTGGTTTATGATGTTACTGATGAGTCATCTTTCAACA ATATTCGGAATTGGATTCGCAATATTGAACAACATGCTTCAGACAATGTCAACAAGATACTGGTTGGAAATAAGGCTGACATGGATGAGAGCAAAAGG GCTGTGCCGACCTCCAAGGGTCAAGCCCTCGCCGATGAGTATGGTATCAAGTTCTTCGAAACT AGTGCAAAGACGAATTTGAATGTGGAGGAGGTTTTCTTTTCAATAGCCACCGACATTAAGCAAAGGCTTACAGAGTCTGATAACAAGGCTGAG CCTACTGGACTCAAAATTAATAAGCAAGACTCGGCAGCAGCTAGTCAAGCTGCTCAAAAGTCGGGTTGCTGTGGATAA
- the LOC105783374 gene encoding uncharacterized protein LOC105783374 isoform X2 yields the protein MQKGFWMPRDDACLTDGDMNYDNSSRSEPKRGHDWFTDAAAPDLFSNKKQAIESVDNRPVSGIADINVSPWHTASFQSVSGQFSDRLFGSEPMQTVNLVDRNISSIDSGNMNMGRKDFEDQYVNSSSMGLSISHTGEDASCLNFGGIRKVKINQVKDSSNGMQASMGHPYSRGVNSLVSMSTAYSTSCNNAISLDLPYGSGDENTISMGPTFTKEDGNFISMGHTFNKRAGDFISMGHNYNKGNESILSVGLPFDKEDGNFISMGQSYDKGDANLTSLSPSYGKGQGNFISSAYGQPNGNLISMVPSFDKEDDNIPMQRSYHKAECSITAIAPTQDKGESSILSMHQNYNKGESNTISFGSFNDEPETNPSGNIISGYDLLMNNQSSVQASEVPSQVELIESNPASNVNTAPKNISRTDTNPKQKETKTAKKASPNNFPSNVKSLLSTGMLDGVVVKYVSWSREKSLKGYIQGTGYMCGCKDCNFKKALNAYEFEHHANCKTKHPNNHIYFENGKTIYAVVQELKNTPQEKLFDVIQNVTGSQINQKNFRIWKASYQAATRELQRIYGKDNAVVSS from the exons ATG CAAAAAGGTTTTTGGATGCCAAGAGATGATGCATGTCTAACTGATGGAGACATGAATTATGATAATTCTTCAAGATCTGAACCAAAGCGTGGTCATGACTGGTTTACCGATGCTGCTGCACCAGATTTGTTCAGCAACAAGAAGCAAGCTATAGAATCGGTTGACAACCGGCCAGTTTCAGGAATTGCAGACATCAATGTTTCTCCTTGGCACACTGCTTCCTTTCAGTCAGTTTCTGGTCAATTCAGTGACCGCCTATTTGGATCTGAGCCTATGCAAACTGTCAACCTGGTTGATAGGAACATTTCTTCTATTGATAGTGGAAACATGAATATGGGAAGAAAGGATTTTGAGGATCAATATGTTAATAGCTCATCAATGGGTTTGTCTATATCTCATACCGGTGAAGATGCCTCGTGTCTCAATTTTGGAGGAATaaggaaagttaaaattaaCCAAGTTAAGGATTCCAGCAATGGCATGCAAGCATCCATGGGACACCCATATAGTAGGGGTGTTAATAGCTTGGTTTCAATGTCTACTGCTTACAGTACAAGTTGTAACAATGCTATATCGCTGGACCTTCCTTATGGTAGCGGAGATGAAAATACCATCTCAATGGGCCCCACATTTACAAAGGAAGATGGCAATTTTATTTCAATGGGGCACACCTTTAACAAGAGAGCTGGTGACTTCATATCAATGGGCCACAATTACAACAAGGGAAATGAGAGTATCTTGTCAGTAGGTCTGCCTTTCGACAAGGAAGATGGCAATTTTATTTCAATGGGTCAGTCATATGACAAGGGAGATGCCAATTTAACTTCATTGAGCCCTTCCTATGGTAAGGGGCAGGGAAATTTCATTTCCTCTGCATATGGCCAACCAAATGGGAATCTGATTTCAATGGTACCCTCTTTTGATAAGGAAGATGATAATATACCAATGCAACGATCCTATCATAAGGCAGAGTGTAGCATCACAGCAATTGCTCCTACACAAGATAAAGGAGAGTCCAGTATTCTATCTATGCATCAAAACTACAACAAGGGTGAGAGCAATACCATATCTTTCGGCAGCTTCAATGATGAACCTGAGACAAATCCCTCTGGCAATATTATTAGTGGCTATGACTTGTTGATGAATAATCAGAGTTCAGTACAAGCTTCAGAAGTGCCTAGCCAGGTAGAGTTAATTGAATCGAATCCAGCATCAAATGTAAATACTGCCCCTAAAAATATTAGTAGAACTGATACCAACCCAAAGCAGAAAGAAACAAAGACAGCTAAAAAGGCTTCTCCCAACAATTTCCCTTCCAATGTCAAAAGTTTGTTGTCAACTGGTATGCTTGATGGGGTTGTTGTGAAGTATGTTTCCTGGTCGCGGGAG AAAAGTCTTAAAGGTTACATACAGGGGACTGGGTATATGTGTGGCTGTAAAGACTGCAACTTTAAGAAA GCTTTGAATGCATATGAGTTTGAGCACCATGCTAATTGCAAGACCAAACATCCCAACAATCATATTTACTTTGAGAATGGAAAGACCATCTATGCTGTTGTTCAAGAGCTCAAGAACACTCCACAGGAGAAGCTTTTTGATGTAATTCAAAATGTGACAGGGTCTCAAATCAATCAGAAGAACTTTCGCATCTGGAAAG CATCATATCAAGCTGCCACCCGCGAACTTCAGCGTATCTATGGAAAGGACAATGCTGTTGTGTCATCTTGA
- the LOC105783374 gene encoding uncharacterized protein LOC105783374 isoform X1 produces the protein MSFQQKGFWMPRDDACLTDGDMNYDNSSRSEPKRGHDWFTDAAAPDLFSNKKQAIESVDNRPVSGIADINVSPWHTASFQSVSGQFSDRLFGSEPMQTVNLVDRNISSIDSGNMNMGRKDFEDQYVNSSSMGLSISHTGEDASCLNFGGIRKVKINQVKDSSNGMQASMGHPYSRGVNSLVSMSTAYSTSCNNAISLDLPYGSGDENTISMGPTFTKEDGNFISMGHTFNKRAGDFISMGHNYNKGNESILSVGLPFDKEDGNFISMGQSYDKGDANLTSLSPSYGKGQGNFISSAYGQPNGNLISMVPSFDKEDDNIPMQRSYHKAECSITAIAPTQDKGESSILSMHQNYNKGESNTISFGSFNDEPETNPSGNIISGYDLLMNNQSSVQASEVPSQVELIESNPASNVNTAPKNISRTDTNPKQKETKTAKKASPNNFPSNVKSLLSTGMLDGVVVKYVSWSREKSLKGYIQGTGYMCGCKDCNFKKALNAYEFEHHANCKTKHPNNHIYFENGKTIYAVVQELKNTPQEKLFDVIQNVTGSQINQKNFRIWKASYQAATRELQRIYGKDNAVVSS, from the exons ATG TCTTTCCAGCAAAAAGGTTTTTGGATGCCAAGAGATGATGCATGTCTAACTGATGGAGACATGAATTATGATAATTCTTCAAGATCTGAACCAAAGCGTGGTCATGACTGGTTTACCGATGCTGCTGCACCAGATTTGTTCAGCAACAAGAAGCAAGCTATAGAATCGGTTGACAACCGGCCAGTTTCAGGAATTGCAGACATCAATGTTTCTCCTTGGCACACTGCTTCCTTTCAGTCAGTTTCTGGTCAATTCAGTGACCGCCTATTTGGATCTGAGCCTATGCAAACTGTCAACCTGGTTGATAGGAACATTTCTTCTATTGATAGTGGAAACATGAATATGGGAAGAAAGGATTTTGAGGATCAATATGTTAATAGCTCATCAATGGGTTTGTCTATATCTCATACCGGTGAAGATGCCTCGTGTCTCAATTTTGGAGGAATaaggaaagttaaaattaaCCAAGTTAAGGATTCCAGCAATGGCATGCAAGCATCCATGGGACACCCATATAGTAGGGGTGTTAATAGCTTGGTTTCAATGTCTACTGCTTACAGTACAAGTTGTAACAATGCTATATCGCTGGACCTTCCTTATGGTAGCGGAGATGAAAATACCATCTCAATGGGCCCCACATTTACAAAGGAAGATGGCAATTTTATTTCAATGGGGCACACCTTTAACAAGAGAGCTGGTGACTTCATATCAATGGGCCACAATTACAACAAGGGAAATGAGAGTATCTTGTCAGTAGGTCTGCCTTTCGACAAGGAAGATGGCAATTTTATTTCAATGGGTCAGTCATATGACAAGGGAGATGCCAATTTAACTTCATTGAGCCCTTCCTATGGTAAGGGGCAGGGAAATTTCATTTCCTCTGCATATGGCCAACCAAATGGGAATCTGATTTCAATGGTACCCTCTTTTGATAAGGAAGATGATAATATACCAATGCAACGATCCTATCATAAGGCAGAGTGTAGCATCACAGCAATTGCTCCTACACAAGATAAAGGAGAGTCCAGTATTCTATCTATGCATCAAAACTACAACAAGGGTGAGAGCAATACCATATCTTTCGGCAGCTTCAATGATGAACCTGAGACAAATCCCTCTGGCAATATTATTAGTGGCTATGACTTGTTGATGAATAATCAGAGTTCAGTACAAGCTTCAGAAGTGCCTAGCCAGGTAGAGTTAATTGAATCGAATCCAGCATCAAATGTAAATACTGCCCCTAAAAATATTAGTAGAACTGATACCAACCCAAAGCAGAAAGAAACAAAGACAGCTAAAAAGGCTTCTCCCAACAATTTCCCTTCCAATGTCAAAAGTTTGTTGTCAACTGGTATGCTTGATGGGGTTGTTGTGAAGTATGTTTCCTGGTCGCGGGAG AAAAGTCTTAAAGGTTACATACAGGGGACTGGGTATATGTGTGGCTGTAAAGACTGCAACTTTAAGAAA GCTTTGAATGCATATGAGTTTGAGCACCATGCTAATTGCAAGACCAAACATCCCAACAATCATATTTACTTTGAGAATGGAAAGACCATCTATGCTGTTGTTCAAGAGCTCAAGAACACTCCACAGGAGAAGCTTTTTGATGTAATTCAAAATGTGACAGGGTCTCAAATCAATCAGAAGAACTTTCGCATCTGGAAAG CATCATATCAAGCTGCCACCCGCGAACTTCAGCGTATCTATGGAAAGGACAATGCTGTTGTGTCATCTTGA
- the LOC105781092 gene encoding zinc finger protein ZAT11: MKRSFLNREENNLALANCLMLLSQGGHQYEHPEIDSNPSRVFECKTCNRQFNSFQALGGHRASHKKPRLVEVDSEMSENQASPAKPKTHECSICGLEFAIGQALGGHMRRHRGVLSENQHEEPIVKKSNSRRVLCLDLNLTPLENDLELFKLGKGAPTINFLL; this comes from the coding sequence ATGAAGAGAAGCTTTCTCAATAGAGAAGAGAATAATTTAGCTTTGGCAAATTGTTTGATGCTTCTTTCACAAGGAGGACATCAATACGAACACCCGGAGATCGATAGTAACCCGAGCCGGGTTTTCGAGTGCAAAACATGTAACCGACAGTTCAATTCGTTCCAAGCTCTAGGAGGTCATCGGGCAAGTCATAAGAAGCCCAGGTTGGTAGAAGTAGATAGCGAGATGTCGGAGAATCAAGCGTCACCAGCTAAGCCTAAGACACACGAGTGCTCGATCTGTGGGCTTGAGTTCGCGATTGGGCAAGCGCTGGGTGGACATATGAGGAGGCATAGGGGTGTTTTGAGTGAAAACCAGCATGAAGAACCAATCGTGAAGAAATCTAACAGCAGAAGGGTTTTATGCTTAGATTTGAATTTGACTCCATTGGAGAATGATCTGGAATTGTTTAAGCTAGGCAAGGGAGCTCcaacaataaattttttgttataa